Proteins encoded by one window of Verrucomicrobiia bacterium:
- a CDS encoding TIM-barrel domain-containing protein produces MVPQVWIEAAQPGLAPSQSFPAADVLVTLRAMRQSPFRNFRTAAPFYFVLVISAVVVAGRSAAESNAAWQAPTSLAIRQAGEHSIRITVKPSGYTNEFPFHPAVAERDYPLPGLIWHPSSNSVAATVAGLHVSVKPAPLRVSVMRADGSLVQSLQFNPNGTVTFKLDGQPILGLGEGGPKPVRGQDWRSQPVQFNRNGAYFKMEPRWQGDMYGSRNPVAMLWGTGGWGLFLPTPWAQVDLRQPKQGMFIPWQPTAADSVPQTERNQGLAAAKGRPPVDGVVPGLVDLFLFDAKDPTAALRDFSLITGPSAMPPKWALGYMQSHRTLKNDTQMLDVIDTFRKKEIPIDAVIYLGTGFCPRGWNTMQPSFTFNPEVFKHAPKAVLAEMHTNHVKVVLHMVPWDRDRLPTLHGSIPPKPGETVDSSHIQSYWNEHMSLVNAGVDAFWPDEGDWFDLFERIKRFQMYFQGGLQAKPDERPWSLQRNGYPGIAQWGGWVWSGDTESSWKTLEAQIAVGLNYSLSIGPYWGSDIGGFNPNRELTGELYARWFQFGAFCASFRAHGRVWWMRLPWAWGGKDRGPQEYGNNNAPLPPDDPRNILISELNNPTIEPVVKKYDELRYQLMPYTYTLAWEARERGLPLMRALWVYYPKDKVAQGMGTEFLWGRDLLIAPVFTKGATNRDVYLPAGDWYDWWTNQEIKGGRTVSRAVDLATMPIYVRAGAIVPTDPVRQYTTQPVSERTTINIYRGANGSFTLYEDDGISQKYLRDGGQQTRFTWNDSTSTLTLEQGHSSDIVKQTANRRFRVCLHPDGTSREIVWSGERLQVAVP; encoded by the coding sequence ATGGTGCCCCAGGTTTGGATTGAAGCCGCGCAGCCTGGTTTGGCGCCATCTCAAAGCTTTCCGGCTGCAGATGTATTGGTAACACTAAGGGCAATGCGCCAATCCCCGTTCCGAAATTTTCGGACCGCCGCACCATTTTACTTCGTATTGGTCATCTCGGCCGTCGTGGTGGCCGGACGGAGTGCAGCTGAATCGAATGCGGCCTGGCAAGCACCGACGTCACTTGCGATCAGACAAGCGGGTGAACATTCAATCCGTATCACAGTGAAACCGTCCGGATACACCAACGAGTTTCCATTTCATCCAGCCGTTGCGGAGCGAGATTATCCGTTGCCGGGGTTGATATGGCACCCTTCTTCAAATTCGGTCGCTGCAACTGTCGCCGGGTTGCACGTCAGTGTGAAGCCTGCCCCGCTCAGGGTGAGCGTGATGCGGGCGGATGGCTCGCTGGTCCAATCTCTTCAGTTCAACCCAAATGGCACAGTGACGTTCAAGCTGGATGGCCAGCCCATACTAGGTTTGGGTGAAGGCGGGCCAAAGCCGGTGCGAGGTCAGGATTGGCGTTCGCAACCCGTGCAGTTCAACCGCAACGGGGCGTATTTCAAAATGGAACCGCGCTGGCAGGGGGATATGTATGGCTCCCGCAATCCGGTGGCGATGCTCTGGGGCACAGGCGGCTGGGGATTATTCCTGCCGACACCGTGGGCGCAGGTGGACTTGCGGCAGCCGAAGCAGGGGATGTTCATACCCTGGCAACCCACCGCGGCGGACTCAGTGCCACAAACAGAGCGCAATCAAGGCTTGGCCGCGGCCAAGGGGCGACCGCCGGTGGATGGCGTCGTGCCCGGGTTGGTGGACCTGTTTCTGTTCGATGCAAAAGATCCGACTGCGGCGTTGAGAGACTTTTCATTGATCACCGGTCCGTCTGCCATGCCTCCGAAGTGGGCGCTGGGCTACATGCAGTCGCACCGCACGTTGAAGAATGATACCCAGATGCTCGACGTGATCGACACGTTTCGGAAGAAGGAAATTCCGATTGATGCGGTGATTTACTTGGGCACCGGTTTTTGTCCGCGTGGTTGGAACACCATGCAGCCGTCATTCACTTTCAATCCGGAAGTGTTCAAACACGCCCCAAAGGCAGTGCTGGCTGAAATGCACACGAATCATGTAAAGGTCGTTCTCCACATGGTGCCCTGGGATCGCGACAGGCTGCCGACGCTGCACGGTTCCATTCCGCCGAAGCCCGGGGAAACCGTGGATTCCTCGCATATTCAGAGTTACTGGAATGAGCATATGTCGCTCGTGAACGCCGGGGTGGATGCCTTCTGGCCGGATGAAGGGGACTGGTTCGACCTGTTCGAACGGATCAAGCGGTTTCAGATGTATTTTCAGGGTGGACTACAAGCGAAGCCGGATGAACGGCCCTGGAGCCTGCAGCGAAATGGCTATCCGGGCATCGCTCAATGGGGCGGATGGGTGTGGTCGGGCGACACAGAATCGTCCTGGAAGACGCTCGAAGCGCAGATCGCCGTCGGCCTCAATTACTCGCTTAGCATAGGTCCGTATTGGGGATCAGACATAGGCGGATTCAATCCCAATCGGGAGTTGACGGGTGAACTTTATGCACGTTGGTTTCAGTTTGGGGCATTCTGCGCCTCGTTTCGTGCCCACGGACGGGTGTGGTGGATGCGGCTGCCTTGGGCGTGGGGTGGCAAGGATCGTGGGCCGCAGGAATACGGAAACAATAATGCGCCCCTTCCACCAGACGACCCTCGTAACATCCTGATTTCCGAGTTGAACAATCCAACGATTGAACCCGTGGTGAAAAAGTATGACGAGCTTCGTTATCAACTGATGCCCTATACCTACACCCTCGCGTGGGAGGCGCGCGAACGTGGACTGCCGCTGATGCGTGCGCTCTGGGTCTATTACCCCAAGGACAAAGTCGCCCAAGGAATGGGAACCGAATTCCTGTGGGGGCGAGACCTGCTGATTGCGCCGGTGTTCACCAAAGGCGCAACGAATCGCGATGTATATTTACCAGCCGGCGACTGGTATGACTGGTGGACCAATCAAGAAATCAAGGGCGGGCGAACTGTCTCACGCGCCGTGGATCTAGCAACGATGCCCATTTATGTCCGCGCAGGAGCCATTGTGCCAACGGATCCGGTCCGTCAATACACCACCCAGCCCGTCAGCGAGCGGACCACCATCAACATCTACCGGGGCGCAAACGGTTCTTTCACCCTCTACGAAGACGACGGAATCAGCCAGAAGTATCTGCGTGATGGCGGGCAGCAGACGAGATTCACTTGGAACGATTCAACGTCGACCCTCACGCTCGAGCAGGGCCATTCATCGGACATCGTCAAGCAAACGGCCAATCGAAGATTCCGAGTCTGCTTGCATCCCGACGGAACGTCCCGTGAGATTGTTTGGTCAGGAGAACGACTGCAAGTTGCAGTCCCTTAG
- a CDS encoding RNA polymerase sigma factor, giving the protein MSEIPIEKVRGILDSLYRAEFGRILATLIRLLGDFDLAEDAVQDAFTAALERWPHDGVPANPRAWLISTGRFKAIDALRRRARFDAAQEAIAEQLEPGTGDAALETDDGIKDDQLRLIFTCCHPALAPEARVALTLREVCGLTTEEIARAFLTAAPTLAQRIVRAKAKIRDARIPYQVPSVEELPDRLDAVLQVVYLVFNEGYSASSGTSLTRAELSAEAIRLGRLLLELLPEPEVRGLLALMLLQESRRAARTSPSGELVLLENQDRSLWDREKIAEGVKLVERALLSRRFGPYTLQAAIAAVHAEASEAAATDWPQIVALYSVLARADPSPVIELNRAVAVAMRDGPEAGLALIDAIFARGELMEYHLAHSARADLCRQLDRNDEARSSYQRALSLARQESEQRFLKTRLQELDEKK; this is encoded by the coding sequence GTGTCGGAAATCCCAATTGAAAAGGTCCGGGGAATTCTGGATTCCCTGTATCGCGCGGAGTTCGGCCGCATTCTCGCCACGCTCATCCGATTGCTTGGCGATTTCGATCTGGCCGAGGACGCCGTGCAAGATGCCTTTACCGCGGCCTTGGAACGGTGGCCACACGATGGCGTGCCGGCCAATCCCCGCGCCTGGTTGATTTCCACCGGACGGTTCAAAGCCATCGATGCGCTGCGTCGGCGCGCACGATTCGATGCAGCCCAGGAGGCGATTGCTGAACAACTGGAACCGGGAACGGGCGATGCAGCGCTTGAGACGGACGATGGCATTAAAGACGACCAGTTGCGGCTCATCTTCACCTGCTGCCATCCCGCACTCGCGCCGGAGGCTCGCGTGGCATTGACCTTGCGGGAAGTCTGTGGTCTGACGACCGAGGAAATCGCCCGCGCATTCCTCACGGCGGCACCTACGCTTGCCCAACGGATTGTGCGGGCCAAGGCGAAGATTCGTGACGCCAGAATTCCTTATCAGGTGCCATCGGTGGAGGAACTGCCCGACCGCTTGGATGCGGTGCTGCAAGTGGTCTATCTGGTTTTCAACGAGGGTTATTCAGCATCGTCGGGCACATCGCTGACGCGGGCAGAACTTTCAGCGGAAGCCATCCGGCTCGGACGATTGCTGTTGGAGTTATTGCCTGAACCGGAGGTGAGGGGATTGCTCGCGCTGATGCTCTTGCAGGAATCGCGGCGGGCAGCCAGAACTTCGCCGTCCGGTGAACTGGTTCTTTTGGAGAATCAAGACCGCTCGTTATGGGATCGCGAAAAGATCGCGGAGGGGGTGAAACTGGTTGAACGGGCATTATTGTCGCGTCGGTTTGGCCCTTACACGCTTCAGGCGGCGATCGCGGCGGTGCATGCCGAAGCATCCGAAGCTGCGGCAACAGACTGGCCCCAAATCGTAGCGCTTTACAGCGTCCTTGCACGGGCTGACCCCTCGCCGGTTATCGAACTGAATCGCGCCGTGGCCGTGGCGATGCGCGACGGACCGGAGGCGGGATTGGCGCTGATTGATGCCATTTTCGCGCGTGGTGAGTTGATGGAATATCACCTGGCACACTCGGCCCGGGCAGATTTGTGCCGCCAATTGGACAGAAATGACGAGGCCCGTTCTTCCTACCAGCGTGCCTTGTCGCTCGCGCGACAAGAATCGGAACAACGTTTCCTCAAAACCCGGCTTCAGGAATTGGACGAAAAAAAGTGA
- a CDS encoding methyltransferase — protein MNTTIAHSQTNATPPSNAAAPAPTLDHILQTGLGFWASKTLLSAVELGLFTELAAGSLDTETLRRRLGLHPRGAQDFFDALVALRLLERADGRYANTAETARFLDRNQPTYAGGILEMCNARLFAHWNHLTEALRTGKPQNEAKDGGDAFAKIYGTPERLETFLKGMTGISLPAAGAIAQKFPWGDYGTFADIGTAQGALAVHVAKAHPHLKGIGYDLPVVRPVFEKYATAHGAADRVQFQAGDFFADELPRAEVLVMGHILHDWNLEQKRQLIDKAYRALPEGGALIVYETLIDDDRRENATGLLMSLNMLIETAGGFDFSGADCRRWLHEAGFRETCVEPLAGPDAMVIGFK, from the coding sequence ATGAACACAACCATTGCTCATTCCCAAACCAACGCAACGCCACCATCAAACGCGGCGGCCCCGGCTCCGACGCTCGATCACATCCTGCAAACCGGCCTCGGCTTCTGGGCGTCCAAAACGCTGCTGAGCGCCGTTGAACTCGGGCTGTTTACCGAACTCGCCGCCGGTTCGCTGGACACGGAAACGCTGCGCCGCCGCCTGGGCCTTCACCCGCGCGGGGCGCAGGACTTTTTTGACGCGCTGGTGGCGCTGCGCCTGTTGGAACGCGCGGACGGGCGTTACGCCAACACGGCTGAGACGGCGCGCTTCCTGGATCGCAACCAGCCAACCTATGCGGGCGGGATTCTGGAAATGTGCAACGCGCGGCTGTTCGCGCATTGGAATCATCTGACGGAAGCGTTGCGCACCGGGAAGCCGCAGAATGAGGCGAAGGACGGTGGGGACGCATTCGCCAAAATCTACGGCACGCCCGAGCGCCTGGAGACGTTCCTGAAGGGCATGACCGGCATCAGCCTGCCGGCCGCCGGCGCCATCGCGCAGAAATTTCCGTGGGGCGATTACGGCACCTTTGCTGACATTGGCACGGCGCAGGGCGCGCTGGCAGTGCACGTGGCGAAGGCGCATCCGCACCTCAAGGGCATCGGTTACGATCTGCCGGTGGTGCGCCCGGTGTTTGAAAAATATGCCACGGCGCATGGGGCGGCGGACCGCGTTCAATTCCAGGCCGGCGATTTCTTTGCTGACGAGCTGCCCCGGGCGGAAGTGCTCGTCATGGGCCACATTCTCCACGACTGGAACCTGGAGCAGAAACGACAGTTGATTGACAAGGCCTATCGCGCACTGCCCGAGGGCGGGGCGTTGATTGTGTATGAAACATTGATTGACGACGACCGCCGGGAAAATGCCACCGGCTTGTTGATGAGTCTGAACATGCTGATTGAAACTGCCGGCGGCTTCGATTTTTCCGGGGCCGACTGCCGGCGCTGGCTCCACGAAGCCGGCTTCCGCGAAACCTGCGTCGAACCGCTGGCCGGGCCGGATGCGATGGTCATCGGCTTCAAGTGA
- a CDS encoding YciI family protein, whose product MKFLMMMIPRVYQPDTPAAERAGEGFTPPADAVAKMMKYNEELTQAGALVALDGLHPIAKGARVKFGEGKPIVTDGPFVESKEVLGGYWIIQVKSKEEAVEWARRVPAAAGDVIELRQIFEMSDFPQDVQKAADSPAVRAQVAGKKH is encoded by the coding sequence ATGAAATTCCTCATGATGATGATTCCTCGTGTTTACCAGCCGGATACACCTGCTGCGGAAAGGGCCGGCGAAGGTTTTACGCCTCCGGCCGACGCCGTTGCCAAGATGATGAAGTATAACGAGGAACTGACCCAAGCGGGCGCGCTGGTCGCATTGGATGGGTTGCACCCCATTGCCAAAGGAGCCCGGGTCAAATTCGGCGAAGGGAAGCCCATCGTCACCGATGGCCCATTTGTCGAGTCGAAGGAGGTGCTCGGTGGCTACTGGATTATCCAAGTGAAATCAAAAGAGGAGGCCGTCGAGTGGGCGCGGCGCGTCCCGGCAGCGGCAGGAGACGTGATTGAACTGCGCCAGATCTTTGAAATGTCCGATTTTCCTCAAGACGTTCAAAAGGCCGCCGACAGTCCCGCGGTGCGCGCCCAAGTTGCGGGAAAGAAGCATTAA
- a CDS encoding YncE family protein: MLLALNLQAANTNALAFLKNIPLPGVRGRIDHFALDAQGRRLFMAALGNDTVEVIDLAGGKRLRSIGDCSTPQGVAFVPRANRLFIANGGNGNVTVLEGANFKPLAHVGDLPDADNVRYDAKAGLIYVGYGDGALAVIGATNGELIARINLAGHPESFQLEKNGNRIFVNVPDANQIAVVDRKKRSVIATWPMGKFHSNFPMALDEASHRLFVGCRRPARLAVLDTTSGSRVADVEIAGDTDDVFYDANRKLIYVSCGAGFIDVIGQRDANTYQLREHIPTSGGARTSFFAAELDRLFLAVRAGTLSGGAGIRIYQPQ, translated from the coding sequence ATGTTGCTGGCCCTGAATCTGCAAGCGGCAAATACGAACGCGCTTGCGTTCCTCAAAAACATCCCCCTGCCGGGTGTGCGCGGACGCATTGACCATTTTGCTTTGGATGCGCAAGGCCGGCGGCTCTTCATGGCTGCACTCGGCAATGACACGGTGGAAGTGATCGATCTGGCCGGGGGCAAAAGGCTTCGCAGCATTGGTGATTGTTCTACGCCGCAGGGTGTCGCGTTCGTGCCCCGCGCCAACCGGTTGTTTATCGCCAACGGCGGTAATGGCAATGTAACCGTGCTGGAGGGCGCGAACTTCAAACCCCTCGCACACGTTGGCGATCTGCCCGATGCAGATAATGTGCGTTATGATGCAAAGGCGGGTTTGATCTATGTCGGCTATGGGGATGGTGCGCTCGCTGTTATTGGCGCCACGAATGGCGAACTTATCGCCCGCATCAATCTGGCCGGTCATCCTGAATCATTTCAACTGGAGAAGAATGGCAACCGGATTTTCGTCAACGTGCCGGATGCAAACCAGATTGCGGTGGTTGACCGGAAAAAGCGTTCGGTCATCGCCACCTGGCCGATGGGGAAATTCCATTCCAATTTCCCCATGGCATTGGATGAGGCAAGTCACCGCTTGTTTGTCGGCTGCCGCCGTCCCGCGAGGCTGGCGGTTCTGGATACGACCAGCGGGAGCAGGGTGGCCGACGTGGAAATTGCCGGTGACACCGACGATGTGTTTTATGACGCAAACCGCAAACTGATTTACGTTTCCTGCGGGGCTGGTTTCATTGACGTGATTGGGCAACGCGACGCGAACACTTACCAGCTACGCGAGCATATTCCGACATCAGGCGGAGCACGAACGAGCTTCTTTGCAGCGGAGCTGGATCGGTTGTTCCTGGCCGTGCGCGCTGGCACTTTGTCCGGCGGCGCGGGAATTCGCATTTACCAACCCCAATGA
- a CDS encoding DEAD/DEAH box helicase: MSFSILGLDPKILRAVKEAGYTEPTPIQSAAIPPILAGHDLIGIAQTGTGKTAAFTLPILTKLAALPANARRGTKLLVLAPTRELAVQIEENVRIYAKHLSLTVATVFGGVGEQPQIRALRAGTDIIIACPGRLLDLMNQRAADFSSLQFLVLDEADRMLDMGFLPSIRRIVQQLPKQRQTLLFSATLSKEIEALTHQFQHQPKTIQVGRRSNPAETVTQFVYEVPKHLKTALLLHLLQDPQMNMVLVFSRMKHGADRIARQLEQKGVRCATLHSNRSQNQRLRALKDFKDGAVRVLVATDIAARGIDVDGISHVVNYDFPMHVEDYIHRIGRTGRANAIGDAISFVTGEDHQELRALERFIGRGIVRKKAEGFNYSQPAPQFNSAEEPRRPFQRGSHPQRSQGDDRRPSQRPGQGQRPQSFGGQHRGTQSGRPASGNRPPRSGNAQSQSRPASGNRGGLFP; encoded by the coding sequence ATGTCATTTAGCATTCTTGGGCTTGATCCCAAAATCTTGCGGGCGGTCAAGGAAGCCGGTTACACCGAGCCGACGCCGATTCAGTCCGCCGCCATCCCGCCGATTCTGGCGGGGCACGATCTCATCGGCATCGCGCAGACGGGCACGGGCAAGACGGCGGCGTTCACGCTGCCCATCCTCACCAAGCTGGCGGCGCTGCCGGCCAACGCACGGCGTGGCACCAAATTGCTGGTGCTTGCGCCGACGCGCGAACTGGCGGTGCAGATCGAGGAAAACGTCCGCATCTACGCGAAACATCTTTCGCTCACGGTGGCAACGGTGTTTGGCGGCGTGGGCGAACAGCCGCAGATCCGGGCGCTGCGCGCGGGCACGGACATCATCATCGCGTGTCCGGGGCGGTTGCTGGATTTGATGAATCAACGCGCGGCGGATTTCTCGTCGTTGCAATTTCTCGTGTTGGACGAGGCCGACCGGATGCTGGACATGGGTTTCCTGCCGTCCATCCGTCGGATCGTCCAGCAATTGCCGAAGCAGCGGCAGACGCTGCTGTTTTCCGCGACGCTCTCGAAGGAGATCGAAGCGCTCACGCATCAGTTTCAGCATCAGCCCAAGACGATTCAGGTCGGTCGCCGATCCAATCCCGCGGAGACCGTCACGCAATTTGTCTATGAAGTGCCGAAGCACCTGAAAACCGCGCTGCTGCTGCACCTGTTGCAGGACCCGCAGATGAACATGGTGCTGGTATTTTCGCGCATGAAACACGGCGCGGATCGCATTGCCCGGCAGCTGGAACAAAAGGGGGTTCGCTGTGCAACGCTGCATTCGAACCGCTCGCAAAACCAGCGGCTGCGGGCGTTGAAAGATTTCAAGGACGGCGCGGTGCGCGTGCTGGTGGCGACGGACATCGCGGCACGCGGCATTGATGTGGACGGCATTTCGCACGTGGTGAACTACGATTTCCCGATGCACGTCGAGGATTACATTCATCGCATCGGCCGCACGGGTCGCGCGAACGCTATTGGCGATGCCATCAGCTTTGTGACCGGCGAAGACCATCAGGAACTGCGGGCACTGGAGCGCTTCATCGGCCGCGGCATCGTGCGCAAGAAGGCGGAAGGATTCAATTACTCGCAACCAGCGCCGCAATTTAACTCAGCGGAGGAACCGCGACGTCCATTCCAACGCGGCTCACATCCGCAACGGTCGCAAGGCGATGATCGCCGGCCCTCTCAGCGCCCGGGTCAAGGTCAGCGACCTCAAAGTTTCGGCGGTCAGCATCGTGGAACGCAGAGCGGCCGGCCAGCTTCGGGCAACCGTCCGCCGCGCTCGGGGAACGCCCAATCGCAATCGCGTCCTGCGAGCGGCAATCGCGGGGGCCTATTCCCCTAA
- a CDS encoding FKBP-type peptidyl-prolyl cis-trans isomerase has product MNTNRLTQTTLFVGTALCAASLWAADAPKLETPKDKLSYAIGMNIGHNLKAQNFEIDPALIEAGLRDAYTGSNTVISEEEARSAIMAYQQEMRTKAEEQRKELAAKNRAAGEAFLAENAKKDGVKIKEITLPDGKKAGLQYKILTEGHGEIPKENHTVTVKYRGTLVDGTEFDSSEKHGGTSQFPVTGVIKGWTEALLMMPVGSKWQLFIPADLAYGDMQRGPQIAPGSTLVFEMELLATKGPEPIVSDIIKVPSAEEMKKGAKIETIKAEDVEKLKAEQKK; this is encoded by the coding sequence ATGAATACAAACAGACTCACCCAAACCACCCTCTTCGTCGGCACCGCGCTGTGCGCGGCCAGCTTGTGGGCTGCGGATGCGCCCAAGCTGGAAACCCCCAAGGACAAGCTGAGCTACGCCATCGGCATGAACATCGGGCATAATCTCAAGGCGCAGAATTTCGAGATCGATCCGGCCCTGATCGAAGCGGGGTTGCGGGACGCCTACACCGGCTCGAACACCGTCATCAGCGAGGAGGAAGCCCGCAGCGCCATCATGGCCTACCAGCAGGAAATGCGCACCAAGGCCGAGGAACAGCGCAAGGAACTGGCCGCGAAGAACCGCGCCGCCGGCGAGGCGTTCCTCGCCGAAAACGCCAAAAAGGACGGCGTGAAGATCAAGGAAATCACCCTGCCGGACGGCAAAAAGGCCGGGCTGCAATACAAGATTTTGACCGAAGGCCACGGCGAGATTCCCAAGGAGAACCACACGGTGACCGTCAAATACCGCGGCACGTTGGTTGACGGCACGGAATTCGACTCCTCGGAGAAGCACGGCGGCACCAGCCAGTTCCCGGTGACCGGCGTGATCAAAGGCTGGACGGAAGCCCTGCTCATGATGCCGGTAGGCTCCAAGTGGCAGTTGTTCATCCCGGCTGATCTGGCGTATGGCGACATGCAGCGTGGACCGCAAATCGCCCCCGGCTCGACGCTGGTCTTTGAAATGGAACTGCTCGCCACAAAGGGGCCGGAGCCCATCGTGAGTGACATCATCAAGGTGCCTTCCGCCGAGGAGATGAAGAAGGGCGCCAAGATTGAGACGATCAAGGCGGAAGACGTCGAGAAGCTGAAGGCCGAGCAAAAGAAGTAA
- the purD gene encoding phosphoribosylamine--glycine ligase, whose translation MKLLVIGSGGREHALVWKLVRSSHITQMWCAPGNAGIAQERLLKNGAAVECVSLGAEDLPKLLTFAQEMRVDLTVVGPDNPLALGVVDLFQHNGLRIWGPNQRAARFESSKAFSQAFMEKHGIPTARSGTFDNPFGAKKFAASLDGRCVVKADGLALGKGVLICANLAEAERAVDEIMVSKAFGAAGSQVVIQEFLEGVEVSLHALCDGKVAKVFPTSQDHKRALDGDQGLNTGGMGTYSPTPFLTDAQLAEAAKTILDPFMRGCAAEGIDYRGILYPGIMLTRTGPKVLEFNARFGDPETQVYLMRLENDLVELLDASVSGTLDKLELKWNPMASVCVVMASGGYPGSYPKGKVIAGLDTANALPNTKVFHAGTALKNGQIVTNGGRVLGVTALGKDLRAAQAAAYAAVECIQFEGAHFRRDIAAKAF comes from the coding sequence ATGAAACTGCTCGTCATCGGTTCCGGCGGCCGCGAACACGCCCTCGTTTGGAAACTCGTCCGGTCGTCGCACATCACGCAGATGTGGTGCGCGCCGGGCAACGCCGGCATCGCGCAGGAACGCCTCCTCAAAAACGGCGCCGCCGTCGAATGCGTCAGCCTTGGGGCGGAGGACTTGCCCAAGCTGCTCACGTTTGCCCAGGAGATGCGGGTGGACCTCACCGTCGTCGGCCCCGACAACCCGCTTGCCCTCGGCGTTGTGGATTTGTTTCAACACAATGGGCTGCGCATTTGGGGGCCGAACCAGCGCGCCGCGCGCTTCGAATCTTCCAAGGCGTTTTCTCAGGCGTTCATGGAAAAGCACGGCATCCCGACCGCCCGGTCCGGCACGTTCGACAATCCGTTTGGCGCCAAAAAATTCGCGGCCTCGCTGGACGGACGGTGCGTGGTCAAGGCCGACGGTCTGGCGCTGGGCAAAGGGGTCTTGATCTGCGCGAACCTTGCCGAGGCTGAACGCGCCGTGGACGAAATCATGGTCAGCAAAGCCTTCGGTGCCGCCGGATCGCAGGTGGTCATCCAGGAATTTTTGGAAGGGGTGGAGGTATCCCTGCACGCCTTGTGTGACGGCAAGGTGGCCAAAGTGTTTCCCACTTCGCAGGATCACAAGCGTGCGCTCGATGGCGACCAGGGGCTGAACACCGGCGGCATGGGCACCTATTCGCCCACACCATTTTTGACAGACGCGCAACTGGCTGAGGCGGCCAAAACGATTCTTGATCCGTTCATGCGCGGCTGCGCCGCGGAGGGCATCGATTACCGCGGTATTTTGTATCCCGGCATCATGCTGACCCGGACCGGTCCCAAGGTGCTTGAATTCAACGCCCGCTTTGGTGACCCGGAAACACAGGTTTATTTGATGCGCCTGGAAAACGACCTGGTCGAACTCCTCGACGCCAGCGTCAGCGGAACGCTGGACAAGCTGGAGCTCAAGTGGAATCCGATGGCGAGCGTCTGCGTGGTCATGGCCAGCGGCGGTTATCCCGGCAGTTACCCGAAGGGCAAAGTCATCGCCGGCCTGGACACCGCGAACGCATTGCCGAACACCAAGGTCTTCCACGCCGGCACCGCGCTGAAGAATGGTCAAATTGTCACCAACGGCGGCCGCGTCCTCGGCGTGACCGCGCTCGGCAAGGATTTGCGCGCCGCCCAAGCCGCCGCCTATGCCGCCGTGGAATGCATCCAGTTTGAAGGTGCGCATTTCCGCCGGGACATTGCGGCGAAGGCGTTTTGA
- a CDS encoding DnaJ domain-containing protein → MKSAVPDHYATLGLHRNCTDAQIRAAYRLLAKQLHPDLNGGSQAAVAQTQALNAAYEILSDPVRRREYDHELAATPKTAARNGKFTANITKEVHLRLDEFLRGCKLEVRVDDPGHSSGLETYELVVPPETAPGTRFKLARDSGGFVTVRVKARPDFRFKVRGSDLRCDLKIRSHLVQQGGTEAVRGLTGNFLRVQIPAKVPRGEIIRLPGEGLPKPRGGRGDLLVRITYSPMVQIRHKK, encoded by the coding sequence TTGAAATCCGCCGTCCCAGATCATTACGCCACGCTCGGCCTGCATCGGAATTGCACCGACGCGCAGATTCGCGCCGCCTACCGGCTGCTGGCCAAACAACTGCATCCGGACTTGAACGGCGGTTCTCAAGCGGCCGTTGCGCAGACTCAGGCCCTCAATGCCGCGTATGAAATCTTAAGTGATCCAGTCCGCCGGCGCGAATATGACCACGAACTGGCCGCAACGCCGAAAACGGCCGCGCGCAATGGGAAATTTACGGCCAATATCACCAAAGAAGTGCATCTACGCCTCGACGAGTTTCTGCGCGGCTGCAAACTGGAAGTGCGCGTGGACGATCCCGGTCATTCCTCAGGCTTGGAAACTTACGAGCTCGTTGTGCCGCCGGAAACCGCCCCCGGCACGCGCTTCAAGCTCGCCCGGGACAGCGGCGGCTTTGTCACCGTGCGCGTCAAGGCGCGCCCGGATTTCCGTTTCAAAGTGCGCGGCTCGGATTTGCGCTGCGACCTGAAGATCCGTTCCCACCTTGTCCAGCAAGGCGGCACCGAAGCAGTGCGCGGTTTGACGGGAAATTTTCTGCGCGTCCAAATCCCTGCGAAAGTGCCTCGCGGCGAAATCATCCGCCTGCCCGGCGAAGGCCTGCCCAAACCACGCGGCGGCCGCGGCGATTTGTTGGTGCGCATCACCTACTCGCCAATGGTGCAAATCCGTCACAAAAAATGA